One window from the genome of Bradyrhizobium xenonodulans encodes:
- a CDS encoding PTS sugar transporter subunit IIA has translation MIGLVLVTHGRLADEFKAALEHVMGPQKQIEAITIGAEDDSDLCRSDIIEAVNRVDSGDGVAILTDMFGGTPSNLAISCMSRPKVEVLAGINLPMLVKLAKVREERPLPDAIAMAQEAGRKYVTIASRVLAGK, from the coding sequence ATGATTGGTCTAGTACTTGTGACCCACGGGCGCCTTGCCGACGAATTCAAGGCAGCGCTTGAACATGTCATGGGCCCACAAAAGCAAATCGAAGCGATCACGATCGGCGCCGAAGATGATTCCGATCTCTGCCGAAGCGACATCATCGAGGCGGTTAACCGCGTCGATTCCGGCGATGGCGTTGCGATCCTCACCGACATGTTCGGCGGCACGCCGTCGAACCTCGCAATATCCTGCATGAGCCGGCCCAAGGTCGAAGTCCTCGCGGGCATCAACCTTCCCATGCTGGTGAAGCTTGCCAAGGTGCGCGAGGAGCGTCCGCTGCCCGACGCGATCGCCATGGCCCAGGAAGCAGGCCGCAAATACGTCACCATCGCCAGCCGCGTGCTCGCCGGCAAATGA
- a CDS encoding sensor histidine kinase, translated as MLDRTQPDENQNAGAIAPDGVPEHVAEDKPATQGWRPLSWLTRAGQYFFALSFSSLTRRIVSLNLAGLVALVASILYLSQFRAGLIDARAQSLLVQAEIIAGAIGASATVQTNAITVDPDRLLDLKLGDSYGESDDYSALNFPISPERVAPVLRTLISPTKTRARIFDPNGTVLLDSRDLENVLIFPLPPPSSKPGVIERGLTSVRLWINRGDLPLYRELGRENGNGYAEVADALQGQKRSMVRVNARGEVIVSVAVPVLRSRAIHGALMLSTQGDDIDQMVTAERLAILKVGGVAATVMIMLSLLLASTIAGPVRRLADSAERVRRRIKARIEIPDFTRRRDEIGHLSGALRDMTSALYSRIEAIEMFAADVAHELKNPLTSLRSAVETLPLARNETSRARLLEVIEHDVKRLDRLISDISDASRLDAELQRQDAVPVDLRRLLTTLVSVANETKLGHDVAVETRFEGRSPTDTFAVTGHDSRLGQVVSNLLANAQSFSEAGSKVRLTCRRVRSEIEIVVDDDGPGIRDDALERIFERFYTDRPHQGFGQNSGLGLSISKQIIDAHGGRIWAENRAGPPDDEGVPTVSGARFVVRLPAL; from the coding sequence GTCTCGCTCAACCTCGCCGGCCTCGTCGCGCTGGTCGCGAGCATTCTCTATCTCTCGCAGTTCCGCGCCGGCCTGATCGACGCCCGCGCGCAGAGCCTGCTGGTGCAGGCCGAGATCATCGCCGGTGCAATCGGCGCGTCGGCGACCGTGCAGACCAACGCGATCACGGTCGATCCCGACCGGCTGCTCGATCTGAAGCTGGGCGACAGCTACGGCGAATCCGACGATTATTCGGCGCTGAACTTCCCGATCAGCCCGGAGCGCGTGGCGCCCGTGCTGCGCACGCTGATCTCGCCGACCAAGACCCGCGCGCGGATCTTCGACCCCAACGGGACGGTGCTGCTCGACAGCCGCGACCTCGAAAACGTGCTGATCTTCCCGTTGCCGCCGCCATCGTCGAAGCCCGGCGTGATCGAGCGCGGCCTGACCTCGGTGCGCCTCTGGATCAACCGCGGCGACCTGCCGCTGTATCGCGAGCTTGGACGCGAGAACGGCAATGGCTATGCCGAAGTCGCCGATGCACTTCAGGGCCAGAAGCGTTCGATGGTGCGGGTCAATGCGCGCGGCGAGGTGATCGTCTCGGTCGCAGTGCCCGTGCTGCGCTCCCGCGCCATTCACGGCGCACTGATGCTGTCCACCCAGGGCGACGACATCGACCAGATGGTCACGGCCGAGCGGCTCGCAATCCTGAAGGTCGGCGGCGTCGCCGCCACGGTCATGATCATGCTGTCACTGCTGCTGGCGAGCACGATCGCGGGGCCTGTGCGCCGGCTCGCCGACAGCGCCGAGCGCGTCCGCCGCCGCATCAAGGCCCGCATCGAGATTCCCGACTTCACCCGCCGCCGCGACGAGATCGGCCATCTCTCCGGCGCGCTGCGCGACATGACCAGCGCGCTCTACAGCCGCATCGAGGCGATCGAGATGTTCGCCGCCGACGTCGCGCATGAACTGAAGAACCCGCTGACCTCGCTACGCTCCGCGGTCGAGACGCTGCCGCTGGCGCGCAACGAGACCAGCCGCGCGCGCCTGCTCGAGGTGATCGAGCACGACGTCAAGCGGCTCGACCGCCTCATCTCCGACATCTCCGACGCCAGCCGGCTCGACGCCGAACTGCAGCGCCAGGATGCGGTCCCGGTCGATTTGCGCCGCCTGCTGACGACGCTGGTGTCCGTCGCCAACGAAACCAAGCTCGGCCATGACGTCGCGGTCGAGACGCGTTTCGAGGGTCGCAGCCCGACCGATACGTTCGCCGTGACCGGCCACGATTCACGGCTTGGGCAGGTGGTCTCCAACCTGCTCGCCAACGCGCAATCGTTCTCGGAAGCCGGCAGCAAGGTGCGCCTGACCTGCCGCCGCGTCCGCTCCGAGATCGAGATCGTGGTCGACGACGACGGCCCCGGCATCCGCGACGACGCGCTGGAGCGGATCTTCGAGCGCTTCTACACGGACCGTCCGCACCAGGGCTTTGGCCAGAACTCCGGCCTCGGCCTGTCGATCTCAAAGCAGATCATCGATGCCCATGGCGGACGCATCTGGGCCGAGAACCGCGCAGGCCCGCCGGACGATGAAGGCGTCCCGACGGTATCAGGCGCGCGCTTCGTGGTGAGGCTGCCGGCGCTATGA
- a CDS encoding HPr kinase/phosphorylase: MSDGGPSVHASAVKIGTFAVLIRGPSGSGKSRLAFDLIMAGRSGVVERAVLVGDDRVHLATVGDEIQVRPAPTLTGLIEIRGLGIRRCDFVEHATVGLVVDLDAADAERLPATETLKTSIYGVEIPRIPVSRGYSPLPLVVAALTTTKSSSLG; encoded by the coding sequence ATGAGCGACGGTGGCCCCAGCGTTCACGCCTCCGCCGTCAAGATCGGGACTTTTGCGGTGCTGATCCGCGGGCCCTCGGGCTCCGGCAAGTCGCGCCTTGCCTTCGATTTGATCATGGCGGGGCGATCAGGCGTGGTTGAAAGGGCCGTTCTGGTCGGTGATGACCGTGTCCATCTGGCGACAGTCGGCGATGAAATTCAGGTCCGTCCGGCTCCCACACTGACCGGCCTGATCGAGATCCGGGGCCTCGGAATCCGCCGCTGCGACTTCGTGGAGCATGCGACCGTCGGCCTCGTGGTCGATCTGGACGCAGCCGACGCGGAACGCCTGCCTGCGACAGAAACGCTGAAAACAAGCATTTACGGTGTCGAAATACCTAGAATCCCGGTTAGCCGCGGCTATTCACCCCTCCCATTGGTTGTCGCGGCCTTGACCACTACCAAGAGTTCATCTTTGGGTTAA